Part of the Bifidobacterium sp. ESL0775 genome is shown below.
TGGTGTTTGTCATAAATCTCAAGCTTATCCATACGCTCATGCCAAAGATCCAAGATTTCCTTCGCGACTATGCACAAAGTGAATGACTTCGAAATCACCTACACATCAAACGGAGCACCTTCCATCTGGAATCAAACCCCGCCTTCCCCTCTATATGGAACATCCTAGCTTCAGAAGCTATTGAACAACTAATGCTAAATTGCCTATTATCTTTAATGATGGCAGAAACCATCCCAGTCCAAAATCAAGAAGAGGAATTTTAGCGATGAATATTCTTTCGGCGATTGTAGCCGCGATACGCTTCCTTCTGGAGATAGCCACGGTCATCGGTCTGGTAGCGGGAGGTGGGTTCCTCTCCAAAAATGGTGGAGTCAAGTTCTTGTGGATCGTCATCGGGGTCATCGTAATCATCGTGTGGGCAAGATACGGCGCACCCAGCTCCGCACATGTACTGCCGAAATATGGAAAATTCTGCCTAGAACTTGTCGTTTACACCATCGGTTCAATCGGATTCCTCCGGATCTTCGGCATCTCCATCGGCCTCACCTACATCTTCATCGCAATCATCGACCTCATCCTCATGTACGCCCTTAGCCTCGAATAGCAAAACTTTTGCTGATACCGTTCCAAGACACTCTGGCGTCTGCTGCAGTCAGAGCTCACCGGTAGCCATATAAGATAAAATGCACCATGCTCTATCGAAACAAGAGCCGTCATAAGGCAATAGAACGAACAACAGAATCCCGGAGATGAGAAAACAAAGTCAAATCACTAATAATAAGTTGTTCCGGCGTCGGAAAGTAGGCCGCAAAGTAGACACAAAATGACGGATACCTGCGGTTATCGTGTCTAATCGTGTCTAAAATCGAAAAGCCTGAAATTCCGATGTCTTGAAAACGTTG
Proteins encoded:
- a CDS encoding DUF2568 domain-containing protein — encoded protein: MNILSAIVAAIRFLLEIATVIGLVAGGGFLSKNGGVKFLWIVIGVIVIIVWARYGAPSSAHVLPKYGKFCLELVVYTIGSIGFLRIFGISIGLTYIFIAIIDLILMYALSLE